The following are encoded together in the Zygosaccharomyces rouxii strain CBS732 chromosome C complete sequence genome:
- the CDC48 gene encoding AAA family ATPase CDC48 (highly similar to uniprot|P25694 Saccharomyces cerevisiae YDL126C CDC48 ATPase in ER nuclear membrane and cytosol with homology to mammalian p97 in a complex with Npl4p and Ufd1p participates in retrotranslocation of ubiquitinated proteins from the ER into the cytosol for degradation by the proteasome) translates to MGEEHKRLLDASGADPANEDSTATAILRKKKKDNTLLVDDAVNDDNSVIAINSNTMDKLELFRGDTVLVRGKKRKDTVLIVLIDDELDDGACRVNRIVRNNLRVRLGDLVTIHPCPDIKYASRISVLPFADTVEGLTGNLFDVYLKPYFVEAYRPVRKGDYFVVRGGMRQVEFKVVDVEPEEYAVVAQDTVIHWEGEPINREDEENNMNEVGYDDIGGCRKQMAQIRELVELPLRHPQLFKAIGIKPPRGVLMYGPPGTGKTLMARAVANETGAFFFLINGPEVMSKMAGESESNLRKAFEEAEKNAPAIIFIDEIDSIAPKRDKTNGEVERRVVSQLLTLMDGMKSRSNVVVIAATNRPNSIDPALRRFGRFDREVDIGIPDATGRLEVLRIHTKNMKLADDVDLEALAAETHGYVGADVASLCSEAAMQQIREKMDMIDLDEDEIDAEVLNSLGVTMDNFRFALGNSNPSALRETVVESVNVSWADVGGLEEIKEELRETVEYPVLHPDQYTKFGLAPSKGVLFYGPPGTGKTLLAKAVATEVSANFISVKGPELLSMWYGESESNIRDIFDKARAAAPTVVFLDELDSIAKARGGSVGDAGGASDRVVNQLLTEMDGMNTKKNVFVIGATNRPDQIDPAILRPGRLDQLIYVPLPDEAARLGIMKAQLRKTPLEPGLELSQLAKVTQGFSGADLSYIVQRAAKFAIKDSIEAHRQAEAKKEVKTEGEDVEMDGGEAKPEEDPVPYITKEHFAEAMKSAKRSVSDAELRRYEAYSQQMKASRGQFTNFSFGDGAGASGNGSGSGNGGTSSGAGAAFGGDNAEDDDLYS, encoded by the coding sequence ATGGGAGAAGAACACAAGCGCCTTTTGGATGCATCTGGCGCCGATCCCGCTAATGAGGATTCGACCGCCACTGCaattttgagaaagaagaagaaggataaTACGCTATTAGTCGATGATGCAgttaatgatgataactCTGTTATTGCCATTAACTCCAATACCATGGATAAGCTAGAGTTGTTCCGTGGTGATACCGTTTTAGTTAGAGGTAAGAAGAGAAAGGACACAGTATTAATCGTTTTGATTGACGACGAGTTGGATGATGGTGCTTGTAGAGTTAACCGTATCGTGAGAAACAATCTACGTGTGAGACTTGGTGATTTAGTCACCATTCACCCTTGCCCCGATATCAAATATGCATCAAGAATTTCTGTTCTACCATTTGCAGACACTGTGGAAGGTCTAACCGGTAACCTGTTTGATGTCTATTTGAAACCATATTTCGTAGAGGCCTACAGACCCGTTCGTAAAGGCGATTATTTCGTCGTTAGAGGTGGTATGAGACAAGTTGAATTTAAGGTGGTTGATGTTGAACCTGAAGAATACGCCGTAGTGGCTCAAGATACCGTTATCCACTGGGAAGGTGAGCCTATCAACagagaagatgaagaaaacaaCATGAACGAGGTTGGTTACGACGATATTGGTGGTTGCCGTAAACAAATGGCTCAAATTAGAGAATTGGTCGAATTACCACTAAGACATCCTCAACTGTTCAAAGCTATTGGTATCAAACCACCAAGAGGTGTTCTGATGTACGGTCCACCAGGTACCGGTAAGACTCTTATGGCAAGAGCTGTTGCTAACGAAACTGGTgcattcttctttttgatcAACGGTCCGGAAGTCATGTCAAAGATGGCTGGTGAATCTGAATCAAACTTAAGAAAGGCATTTGAAGAAGCCGAGAAAAATGCTCCTGctatcattttcatcgatGAAATCGATTCAATTGCTCCAAAGAGAGATAAGACTAATGGTGAAGTGGAGAGAAGAGTTGTCTCTCAATTGTTAACTTTGATGGACGGTATGAAATCTAGATCTAACGTTGTGGTTATCGCAGCTACTAATAGACCAAACTCTATTGATCCTGCATTGAGAAGATTCGGTAGATTTGATCGTGAAGTTGATATCGGTATTCCAGATGCTACCGGTAGATTAGAAGTTTTGCGTATCCACACAAAGAACATGAAATTGGCAGATGACGTTGATTTAGAAGCATTGGCAGCAGAAACTCATGGTTACGTTGGTGCAGATGTTGCATCTCTATGTTCTGAAGCCGCTATGCAACAGATCCGTGAAAAGATGGACATGATCGACctagatgaagatgaaattgatgctGAAGTGCTAAACTCTCTTGGTGTCACGATGGATAACTTTAGATTTGCTCTTGGTAACTCTAACCCATCTGCACTACGTGAAACCGTTGTGGAAAGCGTTAACGTCTCTTGGGCTGATGTTGGTGGTCTAGAAGAAATCAAGGAAGAACTAAGGGAAACCGTGGAATATCCAGTTTTACATCCAGACCAATATACCAAATTTGGTTTGGCACCTTCCAAGGGTGTTTTATTCTATGGTCCTCCTGGTACCGGTAAGACTTTACTTGCTAAAGCTGTGGCTACCGAGGTTAGTGCCAATTTCATCTCTGTTAAAGGTCCAGAACTTTTGAGTATGTGGTATGGTGAATCCGAATCCAACATCCGTGATATCTTTGATAAGGCAAGAGCTGCTGCCCCTACAGTGGTTTTCTTGGATGAATTAGATTCTATTGCTAAGGCTAGAGGTGGATCTGTTGGTGATGCAGGTGGTGCATCTGATAGAGTGGTTAACCAATTATTGACAGAAATGGATGGTATGAACACTAAGAAGAACGTTTTTGTCATCGGTGCTACTAACAGACCTGACCAAATCGACCCTGCTATCCTAAGACCTGGTAGATTGGACCAATTGATCTACGTTCCATTACCAGATGAAGCCGCTAGATTGGGTATCATGAAGGCTCAATTGAGAAAGACTCCATTGGAACCTGGTTTGGAACTGAGCCAATTGGCAAAGGTTACTCAAGGTTTCTCTGGTGCAGATTTGTCATACATCGTACAAAGAGCTGCTAAGTTTGCCATTAAGGATTCCATCGAAGCTCACAGACAAGCTGAGGCTAAGAAGGAAGTTAAGactgaaggtgaagatgttgaaatggatggtggtgaagctaaacctgaagaagatcCAGTTCCTTACATCACCAAGGAACATTTTGCTGAAGCTATGAAGAGTGCAAAGAGATCTGTTTCTGATGCTGAATTACGTCGTTATGAAGCATACTCCCAACAAATGAAGGCATCCAGAGGTCAGTTCACCAACTTTAGCTTTGGCGATGGAGCCGGTGCATCTGGTAATGGATCCGGTTCCGGCAATGGTGGTACTTCAAGCGGAGCTGGTGCAGcctttggtggtgataATGCAGAAGATGACGATTTGTACAGTTAG
- the PCL2 gene encoding cyclin PCL2 (some similarities with uniprot|P25693 Saccharomyces cerevisiae YDL127W PCL2 G1 cyclin associates with Pho85p cyclin-dependent kinase (Cdk) to contribute to entry into the mitotic cell cycle essential for cell morphogenesis localizes to sites of polarized cell growth), protein MSDYEALLQFNRKPVSIEMVQYLASTTSSIIKVKKNSNIVDSPAPPLMRFIKTLISYSNVQTPTLMATTVYLTKLRSIIPANVFGIETTRHRIFLGCLILAAKTLNDSSPLNKHWASYTDGLLHIREVNTIERELLEYFDWNVCITTEELVACLSPFLQSIKEHTLKLRQQEMMMFTSPTPKDLKSYVSRSQVAHSRSSSNGSLPSLASSATLSTLDSRRSQQSYDRFYAIDELEESPSITSATRAKTAAYTPYKSPLSDKENIYNNGNQYGTIPKSDSSSKTRPIILRTGLDKLPVHRTNKKSSWQSIFR, encoded by the coding sequence ATGAGTGACTACGAGGCTTTGCTGCAGTTTAACAGGAAGCCTGTATCTATTGAGATGGTTCAATACCTTGCGTCTACAACATCTTCCATCATTAAGGTTAAGAAGAACAGTAATATTGTGGATTCACCTGCACCTCCACTAATGAGATTTATTAAAACTCTGATATCCTATTCTAATGTGCAGACACCAACCCTAATGGCTACAACGGTTTACTTGACTAAACTGAGGTCTATTATACCGGCAAACGTTTTTGGTATCGAAACCACGAGGCATAGAATATTTCTAGGATGTTTGATTCTGGCGGCCAAAACTCTAAACgattcatcaccattaaaCAAGCACTGGGCTTCTTATACGGACGGGCTATTACATATCAGGGAAGTCAATACGATTGAAAGGGAATTATTAGAGTACTTCGATTGGAATGTCTGCATTACCACTGAGGAACTAGTGGCATGCCTATCACCTTTCCTACAATCAATCAAAGAGCACACTCTAAAACTAAGACAACAAGAAATGATGATGTTCActtcaccaacaccaaAAGATCTCAAGAGCTACGTGTCGAGGTCACAAGTCGCACATTCGAggtcttcttcaaatggcTCATTGCCATCGTTGGCATCATCTGCCACTCTATCTACCCTGGATTCAAGAAGATCGCAACAATCCTACGACAGGTTTTACgctattgatgaattggaagaatcaCCATCAATAACATCTGCTACACGTGCAAAGACTGCAGCATACACACCTTATAAATCACCGCTAAGtgataaggaaaatatttataataatggtaatcaATATGGGACTATACCGAAGTCAGATTCAAGTTCAAAGACTCGTCCAATTATCTTGAGAACAGGTTTGGATAAACTGCCGGTTCACAGGACGAATAAAAAATCAAGTTGGCAATCAATCTTCAGGTAA
- the VCX1 gene encoding Vcx1p (similar to uniprot|O13581 Saccharomyces cerevisiae YDL128W): MDASQPLLSPNSHRGRPLTAWQQAKTDVLRIFLSSPVSPLLIFVPFGLVWGYGEFSHTWVFIFNFLAIVPLADVLARATEELADKAGSTVGGLLNATFGNAVELIVSLIALKERQVRIVQASMLGSLLSNLLLVLGFCFVAGGHNRLQQTFNQTAAQTMSSLLAISTASLLIPAAFRATIPIHKNQDWIVEKKILQLSRGTSLVLLAVYGLFLLFQLRTHRAIFEEQEENTEDVRSQLSHVSKNDTLSIKSSLAFLLGATVLVSICADFLVGTIDNVVESTGLSKTFIGLIIIPIVGNAAEHVTSVMVAVKDKMDLSLSVAIGSSLQIALFVTPFMVLVGWFIDVPMTLNFSTFETVMLFIAVFLSNNLILDGESNWLEGIMSLSLYLLIAMAFFFYPDEPDHIISSLPLAAN; this comes from the coding sequence aTGGATGCTTCACAGCCACTATTATCGCCCAATTCCCACAGAGGAAGACCCTTAACTGCTTGGCAACAGGCAAAGACAGATGTATTGCGTATCTTTCTATCATCACCAGTCTCTCCGCTATTGATATTCGTACCATTCGGATTGGTTTGGGGTTATGGTGAGTTTTCCCATACATGGGTTTTTATCTTCAACTTCTTGGCCATAGTTCCTCTAGCTGACGTTTTGGCAAGGGCTACGGAGGAATTGGCTGATAAGGCAGGTAGTACTGTTGGAGGTCTGCTGAATGCAACTTTTGGTAATGCAGTTGAACTGATCGTGTCCCTGATCGCTCTGAAGGAAAGACAGGTTAGAATTGTGCAAGCCTCAATGTTGGGTTCGTTACTTTCCAACCTGTTGCTTGTCCTAGGGTTCTGCTTCGTGGCAGGTGGTCACAATAGATTGCAGCAGACTTTTAACCAAACCGCCGCACAAACTATGTCCTCTTTGTTGGCCATCTCCACAGCATCGTTGTTGATTCCTGCTGCATTTAGAGCTACGATCCCAATACACAAGAACCAAGATTGGATTGTCGAGAAAAAGATCCTACAACTTTCTAGAGGGACTTCATTGGTTTTGTTGGCGGTTTATGGattatttttattgttCCAATTGCGTACTCATAGGgccatttttgaagaacaagaggagAATACAGAAGACGTAAGGAGCCAGTTGTCTCATGTGTCGAAGAATGACACCTTGAGTATCAAGTCCTCCCTGGCTTTCTTGTTAGGGGCTACGGTTTTGGTTTCTATCTGTGCAGATTTCTTAGTGGGTACGATCGATAACGTTGTTGAATCTACTGGTTTGAGTAAGACTTTTATCGGTTTGATCATTATACCAATTGTGGGTAATGCTGCTGAGCACGTTACCTCGGTTATGGTGGCTGTCAAAGACAAGATGGATCTCTCCTTAAGTGTTGCAATTGGTTCTTCGTTACAAATCGCACTTTTCGTTACTCCATTTATGGTTCTTGTCGGTTGGTTCATCGACGTGCCAATGACACTAAATTTCTCTACTTTTGAAACCGTAATGCTATTCATTGCAGTCTTCCTttctaacaatttgatcCTGGACGGTGAATCGAATTGGTTAGAGGGTATTATGTCCTTGTCGTTGTACTTGCTAATTGCAATggctttcttcttttatcCCGATGAACCTGACCACATAATATCCTCATTACCCTTGGCCGCCAATTGA
- the AIT1 gene encoding Ait1p (similar to uniprot|Q12301 Saccharomyces cerevisiae YDL180W Hypothetical ORF) has translation MVRIDHAASYFMPLLCSSKPYVRVNCVVVTMLLFVALLCSYGFMGKQYDEPNLFMPNAQDYFRASLLGVFSPMLYYFVQTFLINLNRRYLVANFIVDFPLNDWFILLIIVCLAYPQQQQHQSHHRDDDTIWHIVPRQTYIFGVAWSLGELIVSVLGNLFNYREIPEELEASQESQLLDRNSGSSTNRDDITLSKCLDVRRDSSSISNNVYYSEIDAQNNQKGYGTMSDDGEAAVLLVNSNDNSLKLAPLEYDRDPRIMEQQRQWGALVGMAETQAANGFPIKKFKAIKSNWSLFKALCTMVLVLLSNIMLIVGQCLITSIYFTYVPGHQRIFTPVVNFFGQRTVTFFLSTVMLPFTVINLAANAAIYSWKDLDEWFYCRPRDLDHDLYYDSEASLQRSRPTTTSWIPPPPLQIPDLGFSDPSLLVQESFQPNEPRTLHYAKKTVKLWQRLAKKDSFVLVSMTIWGIAVFTTGFLATVPH, from the coding sequence ATGGTTCGAATAGATCATGCTGCTAGCTATTTTATGCCGTTACTATGTTCATCAAAACCTTATGTTAGGGTTAATTGCGTAGTGGTTACTATGCTACTATTCGTTGCATTGTTGTGCAGTTATGGATTCATGGGGAAGCAGTATGATGAGCCGAATTTATTCATGCCCAATGCTCAAGATTACTTTAGAGCGTCTCTGTTAGGCGTATTTTCACCTATGCTCTACTATTTTGTACAGACTTTTCTAATCAATTTGAATCGAAGATACTTGGTCGCTAATTTCATCGTGGATTTCCCCTTGAACGACTGGTTCATATTGCTGATCATCGTATGCCTTGCATAtccacaacaacagcagcacCAATCACACCATAGAGATGACGATACTATTTGGCACATTGTACCGAGACAGACTTACATATTTGGCGTTGCTTGGTCATTAGGAGAACTTATCGTTAGCGTACTAGGGAATCTGTTCAACTACAGAGAAATTCCAGAAGAACTAGAGGCATCACAAGAATCACAACTTTTGGATAGAAACAGCGGCAGTAGTACTAACAGGGATGATATAACACTTTCCAAATGTCTAGATGTAAGAAGagattcatcatcaatttcaaataacgTTTACTATTCCGAGATCGATGCTCAAAATAATCAAAAAGGCTACGGTACGATGAGCGACGATGGCGAAGCTGCTGTACTGCTAGTAAACTCGAACGATAATTCGTTAAAGTTAGCGCCCTTGGAGTATGATAGAGATCCAAGAATTATGGAACAACAGCGGCAGTGGGGGGCCCTTGTCGGCATGGCAGAAACACAAGCCGCTAATGGATTCCCCATTAAAAAGTTTAAAGCcatcaaatccaattggtCGCTTTTCAAAGCCCTGTGCACAATGGTGCTTGTTTTGTTGAGTAACATTATGCTCATTGTCGGTCAATGTCTCATAACATCCATATACTTCACCTATGTGCCGGGACATCAACGCATTTTCACACCAGTGGTTAATTTCTTTGGCCAAAGAACAGTCactttctttttatcaacGGTAATGCTACCCTTTACCGTGATCAATTTAGCTGCTAATGCTGCCATCTACTCATGGAAGGATCTTGACGAATGGTTCTACTGCCGGCCAAGAGATCTCGATCACGATTTGTACTACGACTCAGAGGCCTCGTTGCAAAGATCAAGACCAACAACAACTTCTTGGATACCTCCGCCACCACTACAGATACCGGATCTAGGTTTTTCAGATCCATCTTTACTGGTACAAGAAAGTTTTCAACCGAACGAGCCAAGAACCCTGCATTATGCTAAGAAGACTGTAAAACTATGGCAACGACTCGCTAAAAAGGACTCGTTTGTACTTGTTTCGATGACTATATGGGGTATTGCAGTATTCACTACGGGGTTCCTTGCAACCGTCCCACATTAA
- a CDS encoding uncharacterized protein (some similarities with uniprot|Q07555 Saccharomyces cerevisiae YDL129W Hypothetical ORF) — protein sequence MESSRNKPVQVHLVTPEEPTGHRDSGVSSTSSSSIGESGNRCYNAIRQNILSGLHSDHDNDNASANDDSKDSAVKDCFVSSVKNTRKLETDILVTIQYLKNHDNNSEIDRQRIVELLNGSLTAISHWSLQAQLAQLRRSDDDRHLVETNLLRKEMEVLMSRRPNEPLIPQRPGIPLRQRQIRPKSPSLSISTASKHLPSSKSAISGPSSPITPQKKIFRSPRKHPSTTIAPKSLVDPASLKLVESKKAHPRMRRTSDNPMTNEYVRVFHLQRK from the coding sequence ATGGAAAGTTCACGAAATAAGCCAGTGCAAGTGCATTTGGTTACACCTGAAGAGCCCACAGGACATCGGGATAGCGGTGTTAGTAGTActagtagtagtagtatAGGTGAAAGTGGGAATCGTTGTTATAATGCTATTCGCCAGAATATCCTAAGCGGCCTGCATAGTGACCATGATAACGATAATGCTAGTGCTAATGATGATAGTAAGGACAGTGCCGTTAAAGACTGTTTTGTGTCCAGTGTAAAGAATACCAGGAAATTGGAAACCGATATATTAGTCACCATCCAGTATCTGAAGAATCATGATAACAATAGCGAAATCGATCGTCAGCGTATAGTGGAACTTTTAAATGGGTCGTTAACAGCAATATCACATTGGTCACTCCAAGCACAGTTAGCACAGCTGAGAAGGTCGGATGACGATAGACACCTCGTAGAGACTAATCTTTTAAGAAAGGAAATGGAAGTACTAATGAGTAGAAGACCAAACGAACCTCTAATACCACAAAGACCAGGGATCCCATTACGGCAGAGACAAATAAGACCAAAGAGCCCATCGCTATCGATATCCACGGCTTCGAAGCATTTGCCATCGTCGAAAAGTGCTATTTCAGGACCTTCATCGCCAATCACACctcaaaagaaaatatttCGGTCACCAAGGAAGCATCCGTCAACTACTATAGCACCAAAGAGTTTAGTGGATCCAGCGTCATTAAAATTAGTAGAGTCCAAAAAAGCACATCCTCGCATGAGGAGGACTAGTGATAATCCGATGACTAACGAATATGTAAGGGTATTTCATCTACAGAGAAAGTAG
- the RPP1B gene encoding ribosomal protein P1 beta (highly similar to uniprot|P10622 Saccharomyces cerevisiae YDL130W RPP1B Ribosomal protein P1 beta a component of the ribosomal stalk which is involved in the interaction between translational elongation factors and the ribosome accumulation of P1 in the cytoplasm is regulated by phosphorylation and interaction with the P2 stalk component), with amino-acid sequence MSDTIVSYAALILADAGLEVSADNLLSLSKAAGASVDNVWAEVYAKALEGKDLKEILSGFHTAGPAVGAPAAAGGEAAGGEAAEEKPQEEEEESDDDMGMGLFD; translated from the coding sequence ATGTCTGACACTATCGTCTCTTACGCCGCTTTGATTTTGGCCGATGCTGGTCTAGAGGTCTCTGCTGACAACTTGCTATCGTTGTCTAAGGCAGCTGGTGCTTCCGTTGACAACGTCTGGGCTGAAGTTTACGCTAAGGCTCTTGAAGGTAAGGATTTGAAGGAAATTCTTTCCGGTTTCCACACCGCTGGTCCTGCTGTTGGTGCTcctgctgctgctggtggtgaggctgctggtggtgaggctgctgaagaaaaaccacaagaagaagaagaagaatccGACGATGACATGGGTATGGGTCTATTCGACTAA
- the STF1 gene encoding ATPase-binding protein (conserved hypothetical protein), translated as MLSRSVVRTLRSPVTAIRMYSEAGSTGTTRGGTSDDTFTKREKASEDWFIKQHEKEQLEHLKKQISEQSKRIEHLENKVKGNN; from the coding sequence ATGTTGTCTCGTTCAGTCGTGCGTACTTTGAGGTCTCCTGTTACTGCCATCAGAATGTACAGTGAAGCCGGCTCAACCGGCACCACTAGAGGTGGAACTTCTGACGACACCTTCACCAAGAGGGAAAAGGCTAGTGAAGACTGGTTTATCAAGCAACATGAAAAGGAACAGCTAgagcatttgaagaaacaaattTCGGAACAAAGCAAGAGAATTGAACATCTGGAAAATAAAGTTAAGGGAAATAACTAA